A DNA window from Aspergillus nidulans FGSC A4 chromosome V contains the following coding sequences:
- a CDS encoding uncharacterized protein (transcript_id=CADANIAT00003003): MTEWKVTIIHADLTSASLTPANGDVQCQFSRQEVYEGLKGIPGTESQWPTPHPPLHSPGSRTPLPRSVNLAVAQNAEFVPSHESQGMLYIRPILFGSSACIQLTPPDKYTFCVYVTPVAAYNGINPLDALILEGFDRAAPRGTGSGKVGGNYAPVMKWSDQARREGYAITLHLDSATRSEVEEFSTAGFVGVKEKADGDGVAVVVPDSGNVVDSVTVRCILAVAARMGWAVERRVTEMVLTGHLGQIKYEELASFSEILACGTAVTVIPIKSITCKSRGNRFTYLEASVSKPGPYAAKLAATLGDIQRGKVET, translated from the exons ATGACGGAGTGGAAGGTGACCATTATTCACGCAGATTTGACCAGCGCATCCCTAACTCCGGCGAACGGCGACGTCCAATGCCAGTTCAGCC GACAGGAGGTCTACGAGGGATTGAAAGGTATACCTGGCACAGAAAGCCAATGGCCTACCCCACAT CCTCCTCTCCATTCCCCCGGTTCCCGAACACCTCTTCCTCGATCTGTTAATCTCGCCGTCGCCCAGAATGCGGAGTTCGTCCCCTCGCACGAAAGCCAAGGGATGCTCTATATCCGGCCGATCCTCTtcggctcctccgcctgcATTCAGCTGACGCCTCCTGACAAGTACACATTCTGCGTCTACGTTACGCCCGTGGCCGCATACAATGGGATCAACCCCCTAGACGCGCTGATTTTGGAGGGGTTCGACCGCGCTGCGCCGCGCGGCACAGGAAGCGGGAAAGTCGGCGGGAACTATGCCCCTGTTATGAAATGGAGCGATCAGGCTAGACGCGAGGGCTATGCAATAACGCTGCATCTGGATAGCGCAACACGCAgcgaggtggaggagttCTCGACGGCGGGGTTTGTAGgcgtcaaggagaaggcagacGGAGACGGTGTGGCCGTCGTTGTGCCAGATAGTGGGAACGTTGTCGATAGTGTGACTGTCAGGTGCATTCTAGCGGTTGCAGCGAGGATGGGCTGGGCAGTTGAAAGACGGGTG ACTGAAATGGTACTAACGGGTCACTTGGGGCAGATCAAATACGAGGAACTGGCGTCATTCTCTGAAATCCTTGCGTGCGGCACTGCAGTGACGGTCATCCCAATCAAGTCAATTACATGCAAGAGCCGCGGGAATCGGTTCACCTACCTCGAAGCCAGTGTCAGCAAGCCAGGCCCGTATGCGGCGAAGCTGGCAGCCACACTTGGGGATATCCAAAGGGGCAAGGTGGAAACTTGA
- a CDS encoding protein tdiA (transcript_id=CADANIAT00003005), with protein sequence MAPSKTEIAPLRAAKYPFGNIVDALRHAAAHTDEGIIVYHPNSISTSSPPQTVSYKDLLHQAEANATRLLQQKLCSPKSIVLVHFESALDSIVWYWSVLLAGGIPALTGPGMFSQNPADRERHLRHLSETLNSPVCLTRPALLAPFEEQTADDRIKARTVDEILAAPEIADVADAPLPALTPSSTDMLALMLTSGSSGNAKAVPLTHQQLLAAFRGKSTAASLRFPRSPFLSWVHMDHVANLVHCHIFAIVSGISQIQVPAPDLLINPAQLLNLISRHRVSRTFMPNFLCAKLRRQLESGSPEYILDPGLNLETLYIDTGGEANVTEVCIALQSLLSRYGAPDNVFKPSFGMTETVAGCIFNSHCPSYDHAQRHEFACLGKPMPGVRMRVTRLDTPSEEAAPGERGSLEVTGEVVFKGYYNNPAATAEAFTSDGWFRTGDLAFIDSNGNLHLDGRTKEMININGVKYLPYELDAALEQAQIPGATPSYFCTFSSRDATMDTEVVVVLYLPSYVESDDEARFSTQSSIIRVVAMHTRSRPRVVPLRPQDMPKSTLGKLSRAKLKTALEEGQFATQQQINDEAIRRYQQKTRASPETPDEAVILDIIKEQLEIRSDDDSFGVNDSILSIGATSMDLVAIIHRINKCLQPSQPLRLTDILKDSTARGLAVALATGAAPRSQDQSSTHVYDPVVTLQPHGTKSPLWLVHPGVGEVLVFVNLAHHITDRPVYAFRAKGFNAAAGLPETPFTSLEELFTTYRDAIKERQPHGPYAIAGYSFGGMVAFEVSKLLEQDGDEVRYCGSWNLPPHIKFRMRELVWEECVIHLFYFVGLMTELAAYTHKPTLQEFNRANRRLDAIRYLRQHCDAARWDELGLSEEYYLLWCMDVFVADPLSHVAKDRIDWVEGRLSAWKEFVREDVRFHDVQGAHYTMLNREYVEAFAGTLKNVLRERGL encoded by the exons ATGGCACCAAGCAAGACCGAGATCGCACCGCTCAGGGCAGCCAAGTACCCGTTTGGCAACATCGTGGACGCTCTTCgacatgctgctgctcaTACCGATGAGGGCATTATAGTATACCACCCAaacagcatcagcacctCATCACCTCCACAGACAGTCTCCTACAAAgatctgctgcatcaggCAGAGGCGAATGCCACCAGACTGTTGCAGCAGAAGCTATGTAGCCCCAAGTCCATTGTCCTCGTTCACTTTGAGTCCGCACTGGACAGCATCGTATGGTACTGGTCTGTCCTTCTGGCTGGGGGCATACCTGCCCTCACCGGGCCTGGGATGTTCAGCCAGAACCCGGCAGATAGAGAGAGGCATCTGCGTCATCTGTCCGAGACGCTCAATTCACCGGTCTGTCTGACCCGGCCTGCCCTCTTGGCCCCCTTTGAAGAGCAGACAGCGGATGACCGGATCAAAGCTCGAACAGTGGATGAGATCCTCGCAGCTCCCGAAATTGCGGACGTTGCTGACGCACCTCTGCCTGCCCTAACCCCGTCTTCGACCGATATGCTTGCCCTCATGCTGACCTCCGGGAGCAGCGGCAACGCAAAAGCTGTCCCTCTGACCCATCAACAGCTCCTTGCGGCCTTCAGGGGCAAGTCCACCGCGGCCAGCCTCCGCTTCCCCCGCAGCCCGTTCCTCTCCTGGGTGCACATGGACCACGTCGCCAATCTAGTCCACTGCCATATCTTCGCCATCGTGTCCGGCATATCACAGATTCAAGTCCCTGCTCCGGATCTTCTCATCAACCCGGCTCAGCTTCTTAACCTGATAAGCAGACACCGCGTCTCGCGCACGTTCATGCCGAACTTCCTCTGCGCCAAGTTGCGGCGACAGCTGGAGTCGGGGAGTCCAGAGTATATCCTGGACCCCGGCCTCAACCTTGAGACGCTCTATATTGATACCGGTGGTGAGGCGAACGTCACAGAGGTTTGTATTGCACTCCAATCCCTCCTCAGCCGGTACGGGGCTCCCGACAACGTTTTCAAGCCCTCCTTCGGTATGACCGAAACCGTGGCCGGATGTATCTTCAACTCGCACTGCCCAAGCTATGATCACGCCCAGCGCCATGAGTTCGCCTGTCTCGGGAAACCGATGCCTGGAGTGCGAATGCGGGTGACACGGCTTGACACTCCGAGCGAAGAGGCAGCCCCCGGTGAGCGCGGCAGCCTCGAAGTAACCGGGGAAGTTGTCTTTAAAGGTTACTACAATAATCCTGCCGCCACAGCAGAGGCGTTCACCAGCGATGGATGGTTCCGGACGGGGGATCTGGCGTTCATTGACAGCAACGGCAATCTGCACCTCGACGGGCGCACGAAGGAGATGATCAACATCAATGGAGTCAAATACCTCCCGTACGAACTGGATGCTGCTCTCGAGCAGGCGCAGATCCCAGGCGCAACACCTAGTTACTTCTGCACGTTCAGCAGCCGCGATGCAACCATGGATACCGAGGTCGTGGTTGTGCTCTACCTTCCATCTTATGTGGAGAGCGATGACGAAGCCAGGTTCAGCACGCAAAGCAGCATCATCCGTGTCGTGGCCATGCACACGCGGTCCCGGCCGCGCGTAGTGCCGCTGCGTCCGCAGGATATGCCAAAGAGCACGCTGGGAAAACTGTCGCGCGCAAAACTGAAGAcggctctggaagaaggCCAGTTCGCTACGCAGCAGCAGATCAACGACGAGGCTATAAGACGCTACCAGCAAAAGACCCGTGCGAGCCCAGAGACGCCGGATGAAGCAGTAATTCTGGATATTATCAAGGAACAGCTGGAGATCCGGTCTGATGATGACAGCTTTGGCGTCAACGATTCAATCCTCTCAATAGGCGCCACGTCGATGGATCTAGTCGCTATCATCCACCGCATCAATAAGTGCCTACAGCCTTCTCAGCCCCTCCGCCTAACAGACATCCTCAAAGACTCGACAGCCAGGGGGCTAGCCGTCGCCCTCGCAACAGGGGCCGCGCCTCGCTCACAGGATCAGTCTTCCACGCACGTCTACGACCCCGTCGTGACCCTGCAACCGCACGGGACCAAGAGTCCTCTATGGCTGGTACACCCGGGCGTCGGTGAGGTCCTAGTCTTCGTGAACCTGGCCCATCACATTACAGACCGACCCGTTTACGCCTTCCGCGCAAAAGGCTTCAACGCGGCGGCCGGCTTGCCCGAAACCCCCTTCACCTCACTGGAGGAATTGTTCACAACCTACCGCGACGCAATTAAAGAACGCCAGCCCCACGGGCCCTACGCAATAGCGGGGTACTCGTTTGGCGGGATGGTGGCATTTGAAGtcagcaagcttctcgaacaggacggcgatgaggtCCGCTACTGCGGGAGCTGGAATCTTCCGCCGCATATCAAGTTCCGCATGCGTGAGCTCGTCTGGGAGGAGTGCGTGATCCATCTATTCTACTTCGTCGGTCTGATGACCGAGCTGGCAGCGTATACGCATAAACCTACTCTGCAGGAGTTTAATCGGGCAAACCGCCGTCTGGACGCCATCCGGTACCTGCGCCAGCACTGCGATGCCGCACGGTGGGACGAGCTCGGCCTTTCAGAGGAGTACTATCTTCTCTGG TGTATGGATGTGTTTGTGGCGGACCCTTTGAGCCATGTTGCAAAGGACCGAATCGACTGGGTGGAGGGGAGGTTAAGTGCCTGGAAGGAGTTTGTGCGGGAGGACGTGCGTTTCCACGATGTGCAAGGAGCACATTACACCATGTTGAATCGGGAGTATGTTGAGGCTTTTGCAGGGACATTGAAGAATGTACTGAGGGAGCGGGGCCTGTAG
- a CDS encoding uncharacterized protein (transcript_id=CADANIAT00003004), which produces MVHAVEAWVWVAVVLAVAILRYVSRILQTGALQNLQLEDVAMAVTVIFYILLTVFLVQIDKRGTNGIPPSELDTIDPATIPDRITGSKMVVAAEQFWMVVVWGCKCCLLLLYSTMTSGLWQNRAVKIIGLVCASSFVLIEILFFAAWCRPFNAYWSYPPKSQQCSVYTNHVIITLAFNVSTDVMIMAIPLPLLIKAKLSLSKKLTLCALFSLGAFVILCSILSKYYSISSPYGMKWVDWYVREAATAVIVANIPQTWTLFRRLFNFKSFLQHSSYNRSRSKSGTKYGTRFDSSTIHLSRFRGDKSQVQSTIDRTESGEHINREPLEIWAHRQFHVTNELDEGRSSTSSGSVSQGRETPEFDPTKAATVVTVGRTE; this is translated from the exons ATGGTTCACGCTGTCGAAGCATGGGTCTGGGTAGCCGTCGTGCTGGCCGTCG CTATACTGCGCTATGTCTCTCGAATCCTACAGACAGGCGCGCTTCAGAACCTCCAGCTTGAGGACGTCGCCATGGCTGTCACGGTGATCTTCTACATCTTACTCACCGTTTTCCTCGTCCAAATCGACAAGCGCGGCACGAACGGAATCCCCCCGAGCGAGCTCGACACGATCGATCCGGCGACGATACCAGACCGCATCACTGGGAGCAAGATGGTCGTAGCGGCTGAACAATTCTGGATGGTTGTCGTCTGGGGTTGCAAATGCTGTTTACTCTTGCTCTATTCAACCATGAC ATCTGGTCTCTGGCAAAACCGCGCCGTCAAAATCATAGGGCTCgtctgcgcttcttctttcgtCCTCATCGAGATCCTCTTTTTCGCCGCATGGTGCCGTCCGTTCAACGCTTACTGGTCGTACCCTCCAAAGTCCCAGCAATGCTCCGTATACACAAACCACGTCATCATCACGCTAGCGTTTAACGTTTCGACCGACGTTATGATTATGGCCATCCCTCTGCCCCTGCTCATCAAAGCGAAACTGAGCCTGTCAAAAAAGCTCACCCTGTGCGCGCTCTTCTCTCTCGGCGCCTTTGTCATCCTCTGCTCGATCCTTTCCAAATACTACTCCATATCGTCGCCCTACGGGATGAAATGGGTCGACTGGTACGTCCGCGAAGCGGCGACGGCTGTGATTGTAGCCAATATCCCGCAGACCTGGACCCTGTTCCGACGATTATTCAACTTCAAGTCCTTCCTGCAGCATTCGTCGTACAACCGCAGCCGGAGCAAGAGCGGTACTAAATACGGGACGCGCTTCGACAGCTCGACGATCCATCTTTCCCGGTTCAGGGGCGATAAGTCGCAAGTGCAGTCGACCATTGACCGCACCGAGTCAGGGGAGCATATAAACCGCGAGCCGCTAGAGATCTGGGCCCACCGTCAGTTCCACGTTACGAATGAGCTAGATGAAGGGCGCTCCAGTACGAGCAGCGGCAGTGTGAGCCAGGGCAGAGAGACGCCAGAGTTCGATCCCACCAAGGCCGCGACTGTAGTGACCGTAGGGAGGACTGAATAA
- a CDS encoding uncharacterized protein (transcript_id=CADANIAT00003009) has protein sequence MVNRPYANMNDLANAVAESVQKYLDNSGQARNGLFQKTNNGERDIETERLVISPTVTSAICARYSNRRLNMGPCFWSQCYSRRKRRQRTMDIHPPVRLCPLPPASPAPRRAPTLQAGVQASTIRLIVLSPVSLAKSSLTPGGWLEMQELSNPVTSDDGTLSENNPLSQWGRLLIEASKKMNRPVDNPAKYETWMREAGFVNCHTVAYNWPTNPWPADEKGKTLGLWNLYNVLQRFEEFSVALLVKVLGWEMDDAKTFLGNVKEELMNEGVHGYWPVYVVYGQKPAAPGSDVITDSE, from the exons ATGGTTAACCGCCCGTACGCAAACAT GAACGACCTTGCCAATGCGGTCGCCGAGTCCGTACAAAAGTACCTGGACAACAGTGGACAAGCGAGGAATGGACTGTTTCAGAAAACCAATAATGGAG AACGGGATATCGAG ACAGAGCGACTTG TTATCTCCCCTACCGTCACCAGTGCAATCTGTGCTCGATATAGCAACAGGAGACTCAACATGGGTCCATGCTTTTG GTCTCAGTGTTATTCCAGACGCAAGCGACGCCAACGAACCATGGACATACACCCGCCAGTTCGACTTTGTCCATTGCCGCCAGCATCACCGGCGCCTAGACGAGCCCCGACTCTTCAAGCAGGCGTTCAGGCAAGTACCATTCGCTTAATCGTGCTGAGCCCGGTCTCACTGGCAAAAAGCTCCCTCACTCCCGGCGGCTGGCTGGAGATGCAAGAACTCAGTAACCCCGTCACAAGCGACGACGGAACCCTATCAGAGAACAACCCGCTCTCCCAATGGGGCCGTCTTCTTATAGAGGCCTCAAAGAAGATGAACCGTCCCGTGGACAATCCTGCCAAATATGAGACGTGGATGCGCGAGGCCGGATTCGTGAATTGCCACACCGTTGCGTATAATTGGCCCACGAACCCGTGGCCTGCGGATGAAAAGGGTAAGACCTTGGGTCTTTGGAATCTGTACAATGTGTTGCAGCGCTTTGAAGAGTTTTCGGTGGCTTTGTTGGTAAAAGTACTTGGatgggagatggatgatgcaAAGACGTTCTTGGGGAACGTAAAGGAGGAGCTGATGAATGAGGGTGTGCATGGTTACTGGCCGGT ATATGTtgtgtatgggcagaagcCAGCTGCACCTGGATCCGACGTGATTACAGATAGCGAGTGA
- a CDS encoding L-tryptophan:phenylpyruvate aminotransferase tdiD (transcript_id=CADANIAT00003008), with translation MGSIGANNAVADPTPLFSSRVQKWEPGAIRSLLPLEALPGMISLVAGKPSPETFPIAEIAISLKDTPAGTGRIVVDGDELNQALQYGLPRGNAQLIQVCSVPYGSKVFRGASTASMRTEAGRAALAHGSQELIHRVIQVFTDPGDPVLLETWVSLPLGVAGFLRADGQELIPVYSDAQGLNPASLEQALSEWPGDSPRPKVLYTTPTGSNPTGQSCTESRKAEILRLAKRFNFIILEDDAYYYLNYGDDKQRARSYLALERDVNGESGRVVRFDSLSKIVSPGMRLGILTAQAAVVDKVVRITENINLQPSSTTQLLALSLLRHWGQAGFLKHCAEAAEVYRRRRDVFVSAAERHLQGRATWVVPTAGMFVWLELKLPPEMDSFELLKSQGMKNGVLAIPGVAFMPGNEQTCYIRVSFSLVPERDMDEACRRIAGLVDRCACHS, from the exons ATGGGCTCAATAGGGGCCAATAATGCTGTGGCGGACCCAACTCCTCTTTTCTCGTCACGGGTGCAGAAATGGGAGCCCGGTGCAA TCCGGAGCCTACTCCCTCTCGAAGCCCTTCCTGGCATGATCTCCCTCGTGGCAGGAAAACCCAGTCCCGAGACGTTCCCCATTGCTGAGATCGCCATCTCACTCAAGGATACTCCAGCCGGGACAGGTAGGATCGTGGTTGATGGGGACGAGCTCAACCAGGCTCTTCAATATGGTCTTCCTCGAGGAAATGCCCAGCTAATCCAGGTTTGCTCTGTCCCTTA TGGTTCGAAAGTCTTCAGAGGAGCGTCCACGGCCTCGATGAGAACGGAGGCTGGTCGTGCTGCATTGGCACATGGAAGTCAGGAGCTCATTCATCGCGTCATCCAGGTCTTCACTGATCCTGGGGACCCAGTTCTTCTCGAAACGTGGGTCTCACTCCCTTT AGGCGTCGCCGGGTTCCTTCGCGCAGACGGACAGGAGCTTATCCCGGTCTACTCTGACGCCCAGGGCCTCAATCCGGCCAGCCTGGAGCAGGCATTGTCGGAGTGGCCCGGAGACTCGCCGCGCCCCAAAGTCCTCTATACAACCCCGACTGGGTCGAACCCAACCGGTCAATCCTGCACCGAGAGCCGCAAGGCCGAGAT TCTCCGTCTGGCAAAGCGATTCAATTTTATCATCCTCGAAGACGACGCATACTATTATCTCAACTACGGAGACGACAAACAGAGAGCGCGGAGCTATCTCGCCCTCGAAAGAGACGTCAATGGAGAGTCAGGCCGCGTCGTGCGTTTCGACTCGCTCAGCAAGATCGTCAGTCCCGGCATGCGTCTGGGGATCCTCACAGCACAAGCAGCGGTTGTTGACAAGGTGGTGCGGATCACTGAAAATATAAA CCTTcaaccctcctccacaactCAACTTCTAGCCCTCTCTCTACTCCGCCACTGGGGTCAAGCTGGCTTCCTGAAACACTGTGCAGAAGCCGCCGAGGTCTATCGACGTCGCCGAGACGTCTTTGTTTCTGCGGCGGAGCGGCATCTCCAGGGTCGAGCTACATGGGTGGTTCCAACGGCCGGCATGTTTGTCTGGCTGGAACTTAAGTTGCCACCGGAAATGGATAGCTTCGAGCTTCTGAAGAGCCAGGGAATGAAGAATGGGGTTCTTGCTATTCCTGGTGTTGCCTTCATGCCTGGGAACGAGCAAACGTGCTATATCCGGGTGAGCTTCAGTCTAGTTCCTGAGAGAGATATGGATGAGGCGTGTAGGCGGATCGCGGGTCTAGTTGATCGATGTGCTTGCCATTCCTAA
- a CDS encoding uncharacterized protein (transcript_id=CADANIAT00003007) — MHAALVPTWSSPCPIYTEIPDPGPPPPEQLQLKVLAVGIPRVVRLRARGIHPTAKSASLPYDPSIDGVGIDEQTGIMYYILPLSASCLAEKVNVDRDNLVPLQPGAPKPQPRNGPENGYGIALGDAADHRAETLDPIAIAGLVNPVSSSWMALRTRVDGEITGKTVLVLGATSKSGRAAVLVARFLGANKVIGVARREEGLRSVEGLDGWVTSGDMLPGETGVRFALPDWVGPVHIVLDYVGGSVAAGVLGSAEIEEGRELQYVQVGNLALELGTGEKHMFETLPGHLISRKPICIRGSGMGSFSRRDLVREMPGLVAFLARMKAPFGIASAPMCEVASVWQDEDTKGSRVVIVP; from the coding sequence ATGCATGCCGCTCTCGTCCCAACCTGGTCCTCCCCCTGTCCCATCTATACCGAGATTCCAGACCCGGGGCCTCCGCCACCAGAACAGCTCCAACTGAAAGTCTTGGCCGTTGGGATTCCCCGCGTTGTACGGCTCCGTGCTCGAGGGATCCACCCGACTGCCAAGTCAGCCAGTCTCCCGTACGACCCCAGCATTGACGGCGTAGGGATTGACGAACAAACCGGCATTATGTACTACATTCTTCCGCTCTCGGCGTCTTGTCTTGCGGAGAAAGTGAATGTGGACCGGGACAATCTGGTCCCGCTCCAGCCCGGGGCACCTAAACCTCAACCTCGAAATGGACCTGAAAATGGATATGGAATTGCACTTGGCGATGCTGCTGACCATAGAGCTGAGACGCTGGACCCCATCGCAATTGCGGGGCTCGTGAATCCCGTGTCGAGTAGCTGGATGGCGTTGAGAACAAGGGTGGATGGCGAAATTACGGGGAAAACGGTCCTGGTTCTGGGGGCAACGAGTAAGAGTGGGCGAGCCGCAGTGCTCGTTGCAAGGTTTCTGGGAGCAAATAAAGTGATTGGAGTGGcgaggagagaggaagggctAAGAAGTGTGGAAGGGTTGGATGGCTGGGTTACCTCGGGGGATATGCTTCCTGGGGAGACCGGGGTTAGGTTTGCTCTACCGGACTGGGTTGGGCCAGTGCATATCGTCCTGGATTACGTTGGAGGCAGCGTTGCCGCGGGAGTCCTGGGCAgtgctgagattgaagagggtaGAGAGTTGCAATACGTGCAGGTTGGGAACCTCGCGCTTGAGCTGGGCACGGGAGAGAAGCATATGTTTGAAACCTTACCAGGCCACCTGATCAGCCGGAAGCCCATCTGCATCCGCGGATCAGGGATGGGAAGTTTCAGTAGGAGGGATCTGGTCCGAGAGATGCCTGGCTTGGTGGCATTTCTTGCACGAATGAAGGCGCCGTTTGGGATTGCGAGCGCGCCGATGTGCGAGGTGGCGTCGGTTTGGCAGGATGAGGATACGAAGGGAAGCCGAGTGGTGATTGTACCTTGA
- a CDS encoding protein tdiB (transcript_id=CADANIAT00003006) → MATEYWSRHLRSVLAPLFAAAGTYSPEDQESHLAFIDEHIAPNLGPLPWEPHGPYSTPSSLVGSPFDPSINIVSSGKAKVRFDFDVISPPDRTGPDPFAEGSAREILHRLADLVGADTQWMGYLMDALYLTPAEAEVAKTKLPPGVAIPPSSVGFDFDGPERTLKFYIPSVRKALATGQDVSELMLKTLRGLQPLGSELVPAMDLIASYLSTRTNDAMLPLVGIDCLDPRTHKNARVKCYLHTSSNSFAVVRDVLTLGGRLSDDTSLKRVETLKSVWPLLINELEGPQSDAATMDESWSKPERLNRTGYSGIQYTIEITPGQAIPDTKIYVPLFQYTDSSEVAERNFESALKKLGNEWGLSGKYRSVMQEIFKDVENYGQTYASFSYTEGKGVYTTSYVAMPIKDEGGGSLAGDFGFRN, encoded by the exons ATGGCTACAGAATACTGGTCCCGTCATCTACGCTCAGTGCTGGCTCCGCTGTTCGCTGCAGCTGGCACATACTCTCCTGAAGATCAGGAGTCCCATCTGGCCTTCATTGACGAGCACATTGCGCCCAACCTGGGCCCTCTCCCTTGGGAGCCCCATGGACCCTACAGCACTCCTTCCTCCCTCGTGGGCTCCCCCTTCGaccccagcatcaacatcgtctcATCCGGAAAGGCCAAGGTCCGTTTCGACTTTGACGTGATCAGTCCACCTGATCGAACAGGCCCAGACCCCTTTGCAGAGGGATCCGCCAGGGAGATCCTCCACCGTCTCGCCGACCTTGTCGGCGCAGACACACAGTGGATGGGCTACCTCATGGATGCTCTCTACCTGACCCCCGCGGAGGCTGAGGTTGCGAAAACGAAGTTGCCTCCAGGTGTTGCTATCCCGCCCAGCTCAGTGGGCTTCGACTTCGACGGCCCCGAGCGGACGCTGAAGTTCTACATCCCCAGTGTGCGGAAAGCGCTAGCAACGGGGCAGGATGTGTCCGAACTCATGCTAAAGACTCTACGTGGATTACAGCCACTTGGGTCTGAGCTAGTGCCAGCGATGGACCTGATTGCTTC GTATCTCTCAACCCGCACCAACGACGCCATGCTCCCGCTCGTCGGGATTGACTGCCTCGATCCAAGGACACATAAGAACGCTCGGGTCAAATGCTACCTGCACAcgagcagcaacagcttcgCAGTCGTCCGCGACGTCCTCACGCTGGGAGGCCGTCTCAGCGACGACACCTCGCTCAAGCGAGTCGAGACACTCAAATCGGTCTGGCCTTTGCTGATCAACGAGCTAGAAGGTCCACAGAGCGACGCGGCCACCATGGACGAATCCTGGTCCAAGCCAGAGCGGCTCAACCGGACAGGGTACTCGGGGATCCAGTACACGATTGAGATTACCCCCGGTCAGGCAATCCCCGACACGAAGATCTACGTCCCGTTATTCCAGTACACGGACAGCTCTGAGGTCGCTGAGCGGAACTTTGAGAGCGCGCTAAAGAAGCTGGGGAATGAGTGGGGGCTGAGTGGCAAGTATAGGAGCGTCATGCAGGAAATCTT CAAGGATGTAGAGAACTATGGCCAGACGTACGCATCTTTCTCCTACACGGAGGGAAAGGGCGTCTATACGACCTCGTATGTTGCTATGCCTATTAAGGATGAGGGAGGGGGTAGCCTCGCTGGAGATTTCGGTTTCAGGAACTAG